The Engraulis encrasicolus isolate BLACKSEA-1 chromosome 4, IST_EnEncr_1.0, whole genome shotgun sequence genome includes a window with the following:
- the LOC134447656 gene encoding pepsin B-like → MKSLIIVLALAIASEAFKVPLMRGKSMRVAMREKGVELPYVDPGLKFASPEVQAASGATVEDLIFQGFYYGAISVGTPPQSVPVLFDTGSSNLWIDSVYCNSQACNAHQKFNPQSSSSFRWTNPRQTFKLQYGAGGMTANLGYDTVSVGDISVSDQMIGLSATLGTQPAPFAGIVGLGYPRNSAKGQPTFMDTMMQENLLSYDCVAFYLSSSGAGSEIAFGEVDYSKVRSPISWTPVTVENWWQINTQGLQINGQETGWCQYGCPTMVDTGTPTITMPAQPFYTLMQAIRAQQDNGQFYVPCYAVSSLPTIAFIIGGTPFPVPPSAYVDTSHPSNGNCYLGITRTYLNDLSGQPMWILGDVFLSLYYSVYDRTYNRVGFAYNV, encoded by the exons ATGAAGAGCCTGATCATCGTCCTTGCTCTGGCCATCGCCTCTGAGGCCTTCAA GGTGCCCCTGATGAGGGGGAAGTCCATGAGGGTGGCCATGAGGGAGAAGGGGGTAGAGCTGCCCTATGTCGACCCCGGCCTCAAGTTCGCCTCTCCTGAGGTGCAGGCAGCCTCCGGAGCCACTGTGGAGGACCTCATCTTCCAG GGCTTCTACTACGGTGCGATCAGCGTGGGGACACCTCCCCAGTCTGTCCCTGTGCTCTTTGACACCGGTTCCTCCAACCTCTGGATTGACTCGGTCTACTGCAACTCTCAAGCCTGCA ATGCCCACCAGAAGTTTAACCCCCAGTCATCCTCCAGCTTCCGTTGGACCAATCCCAGACAGACGTTCAAGCTCCAGTATGGCGCCGGTGGAATGACCGCAAATCTGGGCTACGACACAGTCTCA GTGGGGGACATCAGCGTTAGCGACCAGATGATCGGTCTGAGTGCCACCCTGGGCACACAGCCCGCCCCCTTCGCGGGCATCGTGGGTCTGGGCTACCCCCGCAACTCGGCCAAAGGACAGCCCACCTTCATGGACACCATGATGCAGGAGAACCTGCTCTCCTACGACTGTGTGGCCTTTTACCTGTCCAG CAGCGGGGCTGGTAGTGAGATTGCCTTTGGAGAGGTGGACTACAGTAAGGTGCGCAGCCCCATCTCCTGGACCCCCGTCACCGTGGAGAACTGGTGGCAGATCAACACTCAAGG TTTGCAGATTAACGGCCAGGAGACCGGCTGGTGCCAGTACGGCTGCCCCACCATGGTGGACACGggcacccccaccatcaccatgcCCGCCCAGCCCTTCTACACCCTCATGCAGGCCATCAGGGCACAGCAGGACAACGGACAG TTCTATGTGCCCTGTTATGCAGTCAGCAGTCTCCCCACCATCGCCTTCATCATCGGAGGGACCCCCTTCCCTGTTCCTCCTTCTGCATACGTTGATACT TCCCACCCCAGTAATGGCAACTGCTACCTGGGCATCACCAGGACGTACTTGAACGACCTGAGCGGCCAGCCCATGTGGATTCTGGGAGATGTATTCCTGAGCCTCTACTACTCTGTGTACGACCGCACCTACAACCGCGTTGGCTTTGCCTACAACGTGTAG